The genomic window tgctcagcagggagcctgcttccccctttctctgcctgcctctctgcctacttgtgacctctctctctctctttgtcatataaataaaatatttttaaaaaaagaaaaaacataaataatgatCATCGAAGAAGTCAAATGGTACAGACTTGTAGAAAGCAAAacacacacctctctctctccaactctaCTCTCCAGTGGGAGGCACTAGTAGTGTCTGGAGTGTGGCTTTCCAGACTTTCCCTGGGCACACTGAGTCAACaacctcttttcctttctattctatCTAACGCTACCATGCCACAAGGTCTCTTCTCTACAAAGAGTCCTTGTGTAAAGCTTAATTCCAAATGCCAACACTTAGAGTGGtagttttgggttttctttttctttttttttcttgtgtgtgtgatagtcattttttaaagcaatcctTAATTTTGTTCTGGTATAACTTGGGCGATAAAaaccaggagaaaaagaaagaaaggtctaGGTGGGAATGGTGTCGTATCCGGGGCATCTGGCTGGCATTTTGATGCCCCTCTGGAGGTCCTTCATGTCTGGGGTAGACATGAGCTCCCATCTTCCACGGGGGCTACTGTGATACAGGCCTTATCAGAGAAGTACCAAACTCACATTCCAGAGAGGCCAGGCCAAGCACTTATCTGAGCTCAGTGAGCTCTGTGGAGCCTATAGTGAACCTGAGAGCAGAGGCGTCTGCTATGGCCCCTGCTCAGTTCAGGTCAAGGCTCTAGTGCTCTTGGGGGTGCCAGACCTGTAGTTAATGTATTGAGAGAATCCAGACTTTTATGTAAAaacttctgatttcaaaatacTCTATGGCACCAACAAAACACATCTGTGGAGCCACTTCttgatttttgcctttatttataACGACAGTTTTGGCTTGTGAGCCTACAGTAATCCAGTCCTCTGTGGCTGTGGTGCCctgcctacccctccccccaccccatggtgACAAAGGATTATGAAAATGAAGGCATCCCAGCCCAAAGAGCTGGGGCACTAATGCTGGTGGGCAGTGGCTCAGGGATTGGGTGAAATGGGAGAGGTCAATCTATTTGAAGGGAAACTTAAGAACTGTGCTCATTCCACACACCATGCCTGGTGCATGTGGCAGACAGTAGCTGTCCTCTGGGGGTACCACTGCTAAGGCTTGTGAACCTTGCATGGGTCTAAATTAGGGGAGGGTCTCAAAAAAGTCTTTAGAAGTGAGGAAGGAATCAGCCCAGGGCTGTGGTTTTAAGACTGCCCTGCTCAGACAGATCACAGTCCCAAGCACCATTTGTGGCTCTTCTGGAacctatttatgtatttgacctGTTCTTCCTCTTGAGTTAACACATTCCATATGTTAAACTACCTGTGATATAAAGTAAATtaggaaaaggggggaaaaacccCCCCTCTTTGAAGGTATTGGGAATTGGGGAAGAGTAGGACTCTTAATTCCCATAGGCAAGGATTTGATGATAATACTAATACACGCATTAGTTCTCACAAATCATTTGAACATACCTTGTTTCAGTATTTCTCAAAGTCCTTGGACATGACTTACAGTAGGAAATGCAACTGACATTGTTATCTGGTTGGCACATTGGGCCATATGAAATCAACAATATGCTACCCTCTTGACCTATAAAATGGCCATCTTATATGGTTCAATATAAAACTAATGCAAACAAAAGTTCTAGGCAAAAATATTTGCcctatgggcacctgggtggttcagtgggttaaagcctcttcttccactcaggtcatgatcccagggtcctgggattgagccccacattaggctctccgctcagtggggagcctggttcctcctctctctctctctgtctacttgtgatctctgtctgtcaaataaataaataaattcttaaaaacaacaaaaaaatatttgcccTAGTGTTTTGTAATactcattaatttattattttaaatgctcaTTGCAGTACACTGAAGTCATTTAATTATTGTTACCACTAATGGGTCACAACAAACTGCgttgtttaatcttcacaaaaacttttattttttaaactattttatttatttatttgacaaacagagatcacaagtaggcagagagaaaggcagagaaagaggaagggaagcacgctccccgctgagcagagagcccaatgtggggcttgatgcggggcttgatgcggggctcgatcccaggatcctgggatcatgacctgagcagaaggcagaggctttaacccactgagccacccaggtgccccagtcttcaCAAAAACTTTTAAGGCAGGAATCATCATTCCCCCATCCCCTTAAAGGCAACCAGATGTTCATCCCAGCGATGCGGCCCGGGAGCTCCTCTTAACTATCCACTGACCACTTACTCTATGCTTTAgcctttatctcatttaatctgcatTAAGATCCCAACATAGGATGGGTACCAACAATGAGGAATATGATGGAATTTGGAGAGGCCCAATACTTGTTTCCAGCCACAGGGATACAAAGAGGCTGATTCCAGATTTGAAAAAATTTCTGTAACAGCAAAGCCCAACCTATTTTCACGGCTTTGGAGCTGAAACCCCGACCCACACCTTGAACCTGGGCTTTGTCCCGCTCCTGTTCTaactacccccacccccaccatgggTTAACCACAGaagggtgggggggtgtgtgtgtgtatacgcgcTGCGCGGGCTGGCTTGCTTAGTTGCTGAAACTTTCTGCCTGGCTCTGCTTTTTCCCAGGCTTTTGCACAGGCGGTGGGGTGGGCTTTATCCTCGGgaccatcccctcccccagcccagaccGCAGCTGGAAGTCTTCACTGATCTTCATCTCGTCTCCCTGCCCCCTTCGGGGACCGGGAAGCCGACTGTCTCCCTCGGTCTTTTCCAGATGTCCGTCTGCCAAAGATCCCTCCAGTACAGAGGATGATGAATGAGGACCGGGGAGCCGGCCTGGTGGGAAAGTGTCGTCGCCttgaaaagagagggaaagggaaaggaagtcgggggtgggggggaggggaaggattgGAGCCGAGCGGCGGGGAAGCGAGTTTGGACACCGGGGACCCAAGTCTCCTCTGCGCAGCCCGTAAATTTGCCTCCCTCAGGAAGGCGTGGGGGAAGTGGTCCAATCCCTGCATTCCCCTGGAATTTGGGCTGTATTCTATCATTTACTGCAACCCGCCCAATCCGCTCAGGGACTACCCTAATGTTTGCTTCCAGCCCTTCCAGTGCCAGATTCCCAGTGCTGCTCCCATTCCGCTGCGGGACTGCGCTcgggtcccctcccaggcttcCTCTCCTCAGGTCCCTCCCAAGTCTACCATTCTCTGGTCTGGGGGGCGGAGTCGTACCGCCTCTCCTGCTCCTTTAAGAGGCTTCGGCTCCTCCCCTTTCGGAGTCGCCGTCTGACGCGCGATGACAGCAGCGAGTTCGGTATGTCTATGCAAATAAGAGCTCCCTGTGGGCCAATGGAAAGCGGAGGTGCCGGAACCGCGGACCAATGCGGAGGGGGCGCAGGGGCTCACCATATAAGGAACGGCCTCGCCATAAAAGGAAACATTGTATCTCTTTATATGGGGGGAAGGGTCGGGGGATCCCTCCGCCGCCAGCGCGTGGTCCCGGCCCCCTCCACCCGCCGTCTCGGCCGCGGccagcagcccctgccccccGGGGGACGCTGACGGCCGCCGGGCGCGCCGCCCTAGCATACGGACAGGGGGCGCTCCGCGCGGCCTGGGGCAACCCGGGCCACAGGGGCAAGAAAGTGAGGGCCCAGGTCGGCCCGGGCGTGCAGGGGCCCCGGGTTCGCAGCGGCGACGGCGGCAGCGATAGCGGCTCTAGCAGCAGCGGGAGTGCCGGGTTGAGCCGGGAAGCcgatggcggcggcggcggcggcggcggctccgaTTCCTCGCTGACTGCCCGTTCGCCCTCCTGCATTGAGCGCCATGTTACCGAGCCAAGCTGGGGCCGCCGCGGCGCTGGGCCGGGGTTCGGCTCTGGGAGGCAGCCTGAACCGGACCCCGACGGGGCGGCCGGGAGGTGGCGGCGGGACTCGCGGGGCTAACGGGGGCCGGGTTCCCGGGAACGGCGCGGGGCTCGGGCCGGGCCGCCTCGAGCGGGAGGCTGCAGTAGCAGCGACAACCACCCCGGCGCCCACCGCGGGGGCCCTAGTCTACAGCGGCAGCGAGGGCGACTCGGAGTCGGgcgaggaggaggagctgggcgCGGAGCGGCGCGGCCTCAAGCGGAGCCTGAGCGAGATGGAGCTCGTCGGTGGGcccgaggcggcggcggcggccaccGGAGGCTATGGGCCGGTGAGTGGCGCGGTGAGCGGGGCCAAGCCGGGTAAGAAGACTCGGGGCCGCGTGAAGATCAAGATGGAGTTCATCGACAACAAACTGCGGCGCTACACGACCTTCAGCAAGAGGAAGACAGGCATCATGAAAAAGGTACCGGGCCCGGAGGCTGGCCGGCCACGGGGGACCGGGAGGGTGGGGACACGCAAGGGGagcctgagaggaaggcagagccgAGGCGGAGGTGAGAGGCTGCGAGTCCGCAGGAGGTGTGTGGGAGGGATGGCTGTTACCCCGGGAGGGCGAAAGGGGAGGGGCCGCCCGGGAaatgtggggagaggggagatgccGGGAACGTCCAGAGAAGAGGGGAAAGGCGCCGAGGTGGGAGTGACGGGCGCGGGAGAGGAACAGGGCCCTTGTGGAGTGAAGGGATGAAGAGTGGTAATGGGAGGCTGCTCGGGAGGTGGTTAATGAGACGCGGGGGTCACTAGATCCAGTGCCTTCTGGTGTTCCGGGGAGGGTGCCGGAAAAGCAGGGAGCCAAGGGGAAGGTATGGAGTTCAAGAGGCTAGATCTCTGTAAAAACAATGAGCCAGCATGTGTGGGAGGAAGGTGGGCACCACAAGAGTAGTGCTGGCTGGAAGGACAAGCAGGTCTGATGACCCAGTGGGGCTCAGGAGCCCTAGGTGAGGGAGCAGGGCAGGACAACTGATGCTGCCTTGAGCAGCAGGGACTAAGTCCCACGATGGCCATGTGTCTTCCCTTGCATCCACTGGACACCGGTGCACTCCCTGCAGGACAGCCTTCAGGACCATCTGCCTTTGGGACAAGTGGGATTTCCAGCCCTAGAGAGAATCTGTGCATGGAGTttgggggaaggcagggaggttTGCAGAGGTACCTAGAAATTGTTCCTCTTTTAGCCAGCTATCCAGTGAAAAGGGGTGAGGAAAGAGTCGTCTTGAGGTGTAGGAGATACGGGAAAGGATGGAAGCAGATGAACTGGGAAATAAGAAGCTAGAAACCTGGGGACATGGGCTGGTGGTGTTTATTTCTGTCCCATATAAAAACCAGAGCTGCTTCCAAGGTGGGTTGTGGAACTTTTTTGGGAGTAAGCAGGCCATCTCTGAGGCCACTCTTGaaggtcccctccctgggcttGTGGCAGGGTAGTAGCTGCTAATCTAGCCCCATCTCCCATCACTCCAAACCCTGTTGCatcaagacaaagaaagaaaaaagctgctAGCACAGTATTATAGGGCATAAGGTTAGGACCTGTGCAGTTTCTGGGAAGAAACATGGGACAGTTTAGAGCTTATGTGACCCCACTCCCCATCCCTAATGTCTTCTCAGACTTCCAGTGAGATAGCAGTTTTATTCTGTCTGTTTCTTACGACAGCGAagagtgggtgggtgggagccCTCTCTCTGAGGCTCCTGGCACCAAGCTGTATTCAGGAGAGGCTACCTGGGGCCCTCTGTGTCCCCTGAGGTTATACATTCTGTCACTAGGGGGCTGTGACTGCTTGCTTGGGCTATCTGCAGGTCAGTGGCTGCTCCTCAAAGGAGGAGCATGGGTAGTTTTTCTGCTCTCCAGCTCTCTTTCAGATATTTTGATaggaccctcccccagccccagtcaCTGGAGAGGAAGGtcactggggggtggggtgggatggggcaggggctTGAGATCACTGTGTATTCCCTACTTACCAaggaaggtagaaagaaaaaGTTTGGCTGACTTacccatctcccccccccccccccccccaggcctaTGAGCTGTCCACGCTGACAGGGACACAGGTGCTGTTGCTGGTGGCCAGTGAAACAGGCCATGTGTATACCTTTGCCACCCGCAAACTGCAGCCCATGATCACCAGTGAGACTGGCAAGGCACTGATTCAGACCTGCCTCAACTCGCCAGACTCTCCACCCCGCTCAGACCCCACCACAGACCAGAGAATGAGTGCCACGGGCTTTGAAGAAACAGACCTCACCTACCAGGTGTCGGAGTCGGACAGCAGTGGGGAGACCAAGGTGTGTTTGGGTCGCCTGTctaaggggaaagaaagggagggactTCACTGGCagacagggttgggggtgggtgcctctctccctcactcaggACAAGTGCCCACTGATGTGGAACGGAGCCGGGTTAGTACCCTCATCCTAGGGGACAGGTGTCCATCCTCGCCATCCTGACAGGAGGCCGGCCCCCTAGATAAGCGGGCGGCCTCCGTGTCCTTATAAGGCCGGCTCCGGCTCCAGGCCGGCCTCCCGCCTGCAGCCCGCCCGCCTGGCAGGGCCCTCGCATTCCTCCCGCCAGCTGTCTccctgctgggggcgggggcgtaGCTTAGCCCTGCCCTCGCGGCAGGCTGGGTTGCCAGGGAGTAGGAAGGAAGCACCCGTgggctccagggtcctgggaacccaGCACTGTCGGCAGGCGGGCTGGTTGACTGGGCTGGAGACTACCTAACTAGCCAGCCGCCTACCTCTTCAGGATGTCCGGGCCTGGACACGTTTAGGGAGTGTATTCGCGGCTGCTAGGGATGCCGGCCCTAGTTAcgcctcccccttccttttcccGGTAAGGAGAGGGGGCAGGGCTTCCTCCATTGCCTCTCTCGGGAGCTCCTCCTTCCGGGTGGCCCTTCATTAACTGGCCAATCAGAAGAAGCGGCACTGTTTGCCTTAGCAACGCCTTCACCAATCAGGGGCTTTGAGCTCGGCTGCCTAGCAAACATCCCGCCTTGACCCACCCCCAGTATTTGAACCCCCTCAGTTCTCTGGGCTTGGTTCTCAGATCGtggcttcctccttccccttctaaGAACAAAGCCTCTTGGAGGGGAGAGTCAGTGCTCCAGGTTCCCCCCTCTTACAGGCGTGTCATATGTAGTTGCAAACTCTTTAAGCAGTAGGGCTCATTTATTCCCAGGGAATTTTGCTGGAGGAATAAATTCCTTTGGTAATCTAAATCTTAAGAATTTGGGATGAGTGCTTAATTGCCAGATACCCAAGATCTCTCCGAAACCCTAGGTTCCCTGAAAAACACTCGTCCCTATCTCAGAAGCCTGGCAAATCAGACCCGGAAGGACATTTTTAAAGAGGACATAGTAGCCCAGCCCCCTCGTGTTTACACACCAggagaactgaggctcagaaagaaaaaatgatttttccagGATCACATAGATGGTCATTGCCAGAGCTGGGAATGGACCCCTGTGCTTGATTCCGCAGCCAGAGTGATTACCATAGTCCATTGGGGCAGAGGATTTTGGGACTTACGATGATGACATCACCGTCATCATAAGCACAGCAAATACTTATTGCTCCTTTTAGGTATTAGGAACTTTATTTATGTTCACTTATTAGTCTTCATGACGCCTATGGGCTAAGTGTTCTTTTACGgacaggaaactgaagctcagcaGCTCAGTAACTTGCCCAGAGGTCAGCCTCTGcaggtaaatggcagagctggggtttgaacccaaGCACACTGATTCCAGTCTTGGGCCGGCCCTCCACACAAAGCTTCTGCAGGGGCAGGGTCTGGCAGAGGCTCACTGCTGTATCTTTACTCTGGGTGTAGGACACACTGAAACAGGCGTTCACGGTCACCAACCTACCGGGTACCACCTCCACCATCCAAACAGCACCCAGCACCTCTACCACCATGCAAGTCAGCAGTGGCCCCTCCTTCCCCATCACAAACTACCTGGCACCAGTGTCTGCTAGCGTCAGCCCCAGCGCTGTCAGCAGTGCCAACGGGACTGTGCTGAAGAGTACAGGCAGTGGCCCCGTCTCCTCTGGGGGCCTCATGCAGCTGCCGACCAGCTTCACCCTCATGCCTGGTGAGTCACAAGAGGCAAACTGAGCATGCCAAGAGTGGGCTGAGGGCTGGCACAAGGGGAACCTCTTTCCTTGCTCAGAGGAGGGTGGACAGCCAGAGCTCAAGGGAAGCCTCTTACCTCCCACTGGCAGGCATACCCTTCCCCCGGGACCCCTGCTCTCCTTGTCAGTAAGTTTCAACCATACCCTCTGGCCTTGTCTAGCCAGCCCAGCTCTGTGCCTGCACTGCCAGAGGGACAGTAGACATTCCACCACCTCCCTACCTTGAGTGGGGCATGTTCTCGTTGGTTCAGTGCCAGCTCCTCTATCACCCAAGGAGGCAGAGACAagtcctggggtgggaggaggggggaggggcaagagcaGAGTGCAGAAACCCCTGGAGACAAGATTCAGGACATGAAAGACCTCATTAGCTCCCGTGAAAATAGCTATGGGAGTCAGGGAGCGGTGTGCCAgaccctggggctgggggtgttCATGGGTGCTTGGTGCAGGTGGTGACCGGGTAGGACAGAGCATGAGTAAGTCTCTGTGTCTCCTAGGTGGGGCAGTGGCCCAGCAGGTCCCAGTGCAGGCCATTCAGGTGCACCAGGCCCCGCAGCAAGCGTCTCCCTCTCGCGACAGCAGCACAGACCTCACGCAGACCTCCTCCAGCGGGACAGGTATAGCTCGaagctctctcctccctgccccacctccttCATGAGGTCTAGCTGCAGGGGCCCAGCAGTACCCCTCCTATAACTAAGGTCAGACAGTTTCTTAAGGTGGACATGGAGGCTTTTGGCTCAACCGTTACCCTAATCCTTATGGGAAGGTCAGGTGAGGATGGCAGGGTTTGGAACCCTGTGCTGCAGTAGGGCTGTGGATTTCAGGAAGAAATGAGGGACCATTGGAGCCACTCTTCTCATTCAGGTGAGAAGCCAGGGGGCCAGAAAGGAGAAgttacttgcccaaggacacGTGTTTGCTTAATTACCAGGAAAGATTTATAGAGCAGTTGTCTCCTTGTGGGAGGGCATCCTAAGTTTTGAGTAGCCATAATTCACCTCGTTGTCTCTGGTCATTTCAGAAATGATGAAatgctttcaaaataaaattaccttttttttttttttttttaagattttatttatttatttgacagacagagatcacaagtaggcagagaggcaggcagagagagagggggaagcaggctcactgctgagcagagagcctgatgtggggctcgatcccaggaccctgagatcatgacctgagctgaaggcagaggcttaacccactgagccacccaggtgccccaaaataaaattacttttaagttTTTGCCCTTAACAACCTTGTTATATGTGATGTGGTCTATGGACAGAAGACCAGCATCACGTGGGAACTTG from Meles meles chromosome 5, mMelMel3.1 paternal haplotype, whole genome shotgun sequence includes these protein-coding regions:
- the SRF gene encoding serum response factor, whose protein sequence is MLPSQAGAAAALGRGSALGGSLNRTPTGRPGGGGGTRGANGGRVPGNGAGLGPGRLEREAAVAATTTPAPTAGALVYSGSEGDSESGEEEELGAERRGLKRSLSEMELVGGPEAAAAATGGYGPVSGAVSGAKPGKKTRGRVKIKMEFIDNKLRRYTTFSKRKTGIMKKAYELSTLTGTQVLLLVASETGHVYTFATRKLQPMITSETGKALIQTCLNSPDSPPRSDPTTDQRMSATGFEETDLTYQVSESDSSGETKDTLKQAFTVTNLPGTTSTIQTAPSTSTTMQVSSGPSFPITNYLAPVSASVSPSAVSSANGTVLKSTGSGPVSSGGLMQLPTSFTLMPGGAVAQQVPVQAIQVHQAPQQASPSRDSSTDLTQTSSSGTVTLPATIMTSSVPTTVGGHMMYPSPHAVMYAPTSGLADGSLTVLNAFSQAPSTMQVSHSQVQEQGGVPQVFLTAPSGTVQIPVSAVQLHQMAVIGQQAGSSSNLTELQVVNLDAAHSAKSD